CGGTTAAATTACGAGTCTTATCCTTCCTGTTTATCCTGTCTTCTATGTGGATGTCAAGCAGCATCAATTGGGTTGTGGTAGAATGTGTTAAGCACCAATTATGTGTAGAGTGCTATAGGAAATTACAAAGAATTAAacatgttctcccttcccaaGATTGCAGTATGAGGGAGAGCAGCATATGAACATCTAAAGGAATCTGAAATGAGACATAAAACTTGTGTGAGGATAAACATGAACACATGAtttatagatgatgcagaaattgTGGTCACAAGATTTACAAAGAGCAATTTGTAATGCTGGTCTAGGTGAATTGTGTGGTGTGACATGTATGGTTGTATTGTATGGTACGTATGGTTTTGAGTAAGCTGGTGCTGGTAGATATGATGGCCGCTTAGAAAAACTGTGGCGAAGAGGAGGCTTATTGTTTGAAGCTAATGGGGAGTGAATTCTAGGCGTAGAAAATGGATTATGATGTGACTCCAGCAGCTAGAGAGTTGGGTCTAGGTTATTGTGAGTCGGGATGTTTGGGTAAAAAAGACAGCTAGCTAAGGGTAAGCCAGTTGGTAGAGACCTTGAAGTTCATGGTCAGAGTTTAATTTGGTACAAGGTCAATAGGGAGCAGTGTGTCATGACCAGCATGACCAAATTGGTGTTTAATATAAATCATCGTTCCTGCTGTTTGGAGTATGCCCTGATGCAGGGTAAGGCTGGTGGTAGAGACACCAAAAAAAGACTATTATAGTAAACCAGGTTGGTGCAAATAAAAGTTTATCTTAGAGCTGTGGCTGTAGGAGTGGAGAAGATGGGCAAATCTGCGGAACTCATGCAGAGgaagaatcgacaggatttagtgacaaattggTTTGTAGGAGGAGTGCAAATGAGAAGAATCAAATATTACactaaaattgggatttaaggGCAGAGGGCATAATGATGCTATTGAGGGTGGTGGGAGAATTagggcaagggagaagggactTGTGATGTCAAGTGTAGTTACGTTGGATGAATTCACTAGGTGGAAAATTTACTAAAACAATTATCCAGGTGTTTCTAAAATACATGATTAGCTGCCATTAAATGCCACCAGTGAATATGAGGAATATGGAAACGTTTTTATTGAGAAAGATATAAAATATGTAAAGAAAGTGTGTTTTAGAGTGTAgttgtgaggggaaaaaaatattgaAAGAAACCTTAGGAAAGTTGACCTTAACAAACCAATGGCAGAGAGCTCAGATCCTGCCTCAACTCTTTTATATGTAAAATTGGAGCTTTTCAGTCCCTGAGTACTCTGACTCAGAGTTAACCCAGGTGGCATGGCTGCCAGCTGGCTGTGACATTAGagatgggaattaattggggaaggtttgttggaagagatgggattttaggagggctttgaacatgggaagAGCTGAGGTCTGTCAAGTTGTGTTGGGGTGTGAGGATCACAGTGGGGTGATGCTGGGACAGAGGTAGGCGAATCACCCAGCAGCATTGTGAGCCCCTACCTTGCAGAACACTCTGCCGAGCCCTTAGCACAGTTAAAGGAGTTGGGCATTTCCTGACCTCAGTGATATACAGTTGAAAGTGAAGCAGTTACAAGGTTGGTAGGGAGCCATGGGAggcttctgaggagtgggaagatggatCCTGAATGTGGGTGTCTTCTGGCCTCACCCTTGTCCATCTCACCTGCTCATCAAGTCACTCCACTCCACACCCCATCGCCCCATCTCCCACAGCAGCCACCCTGGGAAGTTGGCCttcatcccaggtctctgctgCAGGAccgggccttcaataaagcaagACAGTGCCTGCGGAAAAGAGAGAAGGTGAGAGTGGGATAAGGATAGGaattgagagagagaaggagcacgCAAAGGAAGTAATGGTGCCAGAAAAGGAACAAGGAGAAGAGTAAAACAGCAAAAGAAGAGGGTCCAGGAGACGGGAGATTGAGATGGGGAATAATTGCAAGGGAGTTAGAAGAGGATTGGAAAGGGACAGTGTTATGGCAATTGGGAAAACCATACAGTAGACTGTAAGGTACTTGTGGGCCTACCAACTACTTTCCCACACagaacagtgttctccacacagtaaatgctcaagaaatttgATTAATAcagtagcagaggaaaaggagttaAAAAGGGAAACCGAGGTGAGATGACAAGGGACAAAGTAGAAAGCCTGGAGTAAAAAGACAAAGATGAACTAATAAGTAGAAATACACCCAGATGAAGAGGAAGAAATAGGTATATTAACCAACGAAAGAACTGAGCAATTTAGAAAGGGTAAGTATTACAAGAGAAAGACTGGGCAacgggaaggaaaggaaaatcatGTCATGACTTTCCATGCTAAAGCTGGGCATTTATACTAGTGAGTGATAGGACTAGAATCTTAATGTTTGGGTGTCAGAATAGTGCTTAAGTGAGTTTAGATGAATATGCTCCGGGTGGTTGGAATCTTGAGTAAGGGATTTTTTTACTCTGGTGGAAATACGAAAGCGGGATTACTTTCTTTTAACCCTATTTTTTTTCTCTGCGTCAGTAACATTCATAGTTTGGCCACACTGGAGAATGCACCTGGGGTGTTTGAAGGGGAAGCTGGCAGGCGTGAACATATGGGATTCTGCCACTTCCATATGGTCACTGTGTGCTCTCTGGCATGAGTTCTGTCATGCCATCTTTCAAAAGATGTTAGCCTAATCTTGGGCACTGGACGGCTAGGTCCTCCTGACCTAATCTTGACCACTGTGCAGCTGGAACATCTGCCCTGGGTTGCCTGGACCACCATGCAGCTGGGACCCCTATCCTCGATGTCTGAGCCACCCTGCAACTGGGACACCTGTCCTGGATGCCTGGACCACCTTGCAGGTGGGACACCTGCCCTGGGACGCCTGGGTCCCCGTGCAACTGGGACACCTGTCCTGATCTACTGGCCCCCATGCAGCTCGGATGGGACACATAATGCTAATCCCGAGCCAAAACACAGTGGACTGGCAGATGGTTGCCCGTTCTTTGCTGCCCATGTCAGCCAGCTGTTTTCAGGATTCTTGCCGACTGCCTACCAGGTGGTTCTTTGCTCAGAAACTTTGGCCACTAATGGCACGGCCCTAGCTGGCATGCCCCTGCTTCTTAATGTTTCAGCTCCTCAGCCCCTTTTCTTGCTGTGGGGAGCGGGAGAGCAAATAAAATTGATCCTTCTCAGTAGAACCAATAGTATACCCGTAACATTTAAGGTGCAAACTATATGCTCCAGGTGACATTCATTTTCAAACCAGAGTTCTGTTGCCTCCTGTATTTCTAGAAGGGAATATTCATTTCAATCTGTAGCACTTCTATTGCTATCTCAGAACCCATTCTTCATGGGATTTTGACTTTAAAATATATTCTTTAAGCAAGGTTTATGAGTTGATCAATAGCCCTATGTGCCCCTTCAGCTTATTGTTCACTATTAGGTTTTGTTTCCAAAGTAAACAAAACACTCATATATTCTCAACTGAAAGTAATTTATGCCATCCAGTGGAGCTTTCTAAAATATATAGTGTATGGTATTGTTCTCtatacaacaggattggtagacacgttccctgtccacaaccaactcacgttggacacagtgttTGAATCAGCGTGGTACCTTGTTGGGAATATAGAACTTGCAGGGTTTGGTGACTGAATACGTCTTTCTTCGGAGCAAATTGTCTTTCTTTGAAAGGTTACTAATATGAAATTAGGCAGATCTTGGTTTTCcatttgattgatttccattatgTCATTTACGGTTCCATTAAGAAAACTTATTGAAATAATGTCTACTTGAACTGCATGTTTACTGCCAACATTGAGCAGAAACTTGAAACCCTGCAATATCTTGGTTATTAAGGTTTTATTTGGATTATGCATTTGGAAATAGAGAACCGAGTGTACCGGTTTGTAAATAACATGGGGTCTTCCAAAGCCTGGCATTAAAAGAAACTCACTCTGTAATTGTCACCCATTCCAGTGTCACATGCGTATCCTCCCGTGTTGCTTCCAACACTGCAGAATGCTGTATCAAATGGATTTGCTTTGCAGAAAGATGTTGAAGCCAAAATCATAGTGAAAACCCACAGTACCTTAGAACTAGGTGGTCATAACTTTGTTGAAATGAATCTAGGGCAAGATTCATTTGCAGCTGCACATTATTTTGGAGCTTTCAAGTTTTATGGACGGGCAAAGGGACTAATCTTGGTCTTCTGAAGCAATTAAGTATGAAAGACCACTTTAAAGAGCAAGTCTATTTGGGAAGTAAATAAGCTGTTGAAAAGTAATTGTACTCAAATGGATTTTTATCCAAATTATATTGTCCCACATGTGCATGTCAACAGTGCTAgaagtatatctatatataaaaaAAGTTTAGTTCTAACTTGGAAGCTGGCAGTGGCTGCTGCTACTATCGTGACCTCAGTGGTGGGCTTTCTTGGCGTGGAaggtgtgggaagatgagaagggtTTGCTGCTACCCCTTCCCCGACATCTTCCCTTCATCAGCACAGCTTAGCAGTAAAATAGCATGCCCAAAAATTAGCTTAACTTTgaaattattattagtcagattGGAGTGGGTGAAATCCAATCACAGCGCTGAGTAACACGATATTCCTAGAGCTCTAAATTTTTGTTGTTAATTTGGACTCTCAGGGAAAGAAAGTACTGTATTTACAATAAAATGCATGTAAGTAGCTCCACTGTGAAATGTTGAAGGATTTTTTTCAAACTAAAAGTGCACTTTAAGCAGGGTTTAAGAGGTAAATTCTTTAAGACGAGACAAAACAAAAATTTCCCTACTGTCTGTGGAGAAgcattattgagtgttcactttgTAAATATTTCACTAATGGAATTTAAGTTTACTCTTTGCTGTGCATTTGGAGAGATGTGagaaaatcagttcagacacattcctgtcctccACCACAGTCCCAGTCAAAGaggaaggaaacaggcacagagaggttaagcaatttgcccaatttCAAAGCAGTCTAGTAGCTGAGCTGTATGTGGAAACTGAGTGTCCCAATTCCCAGTCCTATGGTCTTTTTCACTGGGCCAAGCCATCTTCCATAGAGACATCTGTTTGAAGAGGTGTTTTCCAAAGCCAAACGTAACTTATTGGTGCTGTTAACCTTTTAAAATATGCACGTTTTTCCAGATAAATGAGTACTTAGGTGGACAgaaatgtgtatacatatatcagTGACTTATTCACGGTTCTGTGGAAATGGATGCATAAAGGTACCTTTAACCTTATCCAAAATCACGTTCCATCCCATTTCAGTTCtggttgtgagcccaatgttgggtagggactgtctctatatgttgccaatttgtacttcccaagcgcttagtacagtgctctgcacatagtaagctctgaataaatacgattgatgatgatgatgatgctggtgggCAAGGGGCGGAACTGGAGTCACCCAGAGAAACATTAAGTTCAGGGTTTAGTTGGACTTCTGTATGATCTACCTAGAGGAAGGGACCCTGTCTTATTCCTACTATTATtcgttctcagcacttagtacagtgctctgcacacagtaagcccttaataaatgctattactactactacatcatgtggcctggagttggggggtggggaggtgaccaGGTATACAAAGCTGCTTCTGGTAATAACTTGGGGTGAGGTATCAGACTGTATCAGCTGGATCTTCCAGTTGAATGTATCATGGGGTGCTTGCAACCCGAGGCATAGTTCTTTCATTAAAGATCAGCATGTCCGTTTCAGATTTTGATTCTGGCTAGAAAGCGTAAACTAGATGTAGCTCCACTGTGTTGATTTTACATAGTGAACTACCGTGTTTGATCTATTTTTATTTGACCTTCCAGATAAAGTAttttggatttatttttttcctcaatactcaatggtattgagtgcgtagatggtgaagagcactgtactaagcacttagggagaaaagaaggggcattCTTAAGGAGCAGGCAAGACACGCACATGAAAACTGATCTTTCCTCCCTTTACTTGGTTGGTCTCTCAAATGACCACCATGGTTGAAAATGTGGCCTTTGTGTTTCCTCCACTTGTGCTGCCATGCTGTGTTCCGACCTAGCCTTCCTGGAAGCTCTCAGAGAGCAAGGCAAAATGCTTGCATGGGGAGACCCAGACACTGATAATTCACTCCTAGATATCTAGCTATATTCAGATCTAGACAGTACCTTCTGATTGTAATACTTTTGGAAGTTAGATCAATACTTTGGGACTGGATTTTCCTCCAGTACCTTGAAATGTGCCATTTGTGCCTAAAGCTCTTCAAATAACTGGATCGACAGACTGACTTATTACTGCTTTGATTTTCCTTTCAGAAATGTGGTACTGGGTTTTCCTCTgggccctcttctcctctctcttcatcCATGGTGCTGCAGGAGTTTTGATGTTTGTGATGCTACAGAGACATAAGCAAGGAAGAGTAATCTCCATCATTGTGGTCAGCATTGGATTTCTGGCCTCTGTAATTGGAGCAATGATTACCAGTAAGTTGGCATTGTTTTTCTATGAATTGCTGTTTTTGCATTCTTACTTTGTCAGTCATTTCTTCATAGCTATTTTCATTTTGTAAGTTACTATTCAGAAGAGTGTGGTCTTGCACAAGTATGCTTTTCAGCCTGACTCCTATCCAAGTATTTACTTATACTTTGTTTGGGCAGCACTAATTGATAATGTATAGACTTTATTTCCAGAGTCAAAGTTTCTGTAAATTCATTTCATTTAGCATTTTTTAAGAAGAAATGTAAAAGAAATGTAGTAtgatgcccccacccccacagcccctgtaaagTTAAGTCCTTTTAAAATGAATTACCAAAATTGAGGTGAATTGGTAATATTTTCATGTCAGTCTGTCAggtagtggtatttatagagcttattttgtgctgtgcagagcaccatactaagcaatagagttagtagacatgatccctgcccctaagggtCCTTACATTTGGTGgttggggcgagggggagggtgTACATGGTATTACAATGAGTACTTTTTTTTGGAAGATGGCACTGATTTTTcagtaattgttaaatgcttattttagGTTTTTAAACATGAAGAGTCTGGGGTTTtatagattggagtgggaagagactagAAGCTGAGAGACCAGCAAAGAGGAAAGCTCAGGGAAACTATAActtcttaaaataaaaaaaagagtagATAATCTTGACTAATTTGGCTGAATTTCTTTGAGATCTCGCTAAAGAAAAAAAGGCTTACTTGATATCGCACTGTAATTAGGTTTCAGAAGCAACATGTCTTTTATAATTTGATTTAGTTCAAATTAGACTCAATTTGGCCCTTAGCATCCTTAATGTTAAGTAATAAAGTACTATAATGGATTATTCATCATCTCATTTAAAATCTTGCAACTAGAACATTTTAGAATTATAACTGCTCTGCAGGCTAGTTAGTATTCAGTCTACTTTtggtcctccccttctccctaatTTTCAGTCTTCCAATGCATTGATCAGAAGGGGTGGGATAAACCCAGAAATGTGGAAGGGACACTAGCCGTGTGGATCAGAAACTAGATGGAAACACACAAGGTGTGGGAGTGCACAGCCTTTATAACGTGGGAAACTGCAATCTTACTCTCCAGCGGTTAAACATATGGCAGTAGGAAGTTCGTTAGTCTTGTGGGAAGGTTAAGTTTTAGAAACTCAACTGCAGTGCTGTGTATTAGTGGAGTGATCCAGTTGTTTTATAAAATATTCAAAGACTATACTTTGAAATTCACAAAATTGGAACCAGAACAGAGTAGTATGTTGCCTGGGTGATGTTGCAGGCTGGACTAGCATCCATTGAAATCTACGAGCTATTTGAATGAAGACATAAACTATCAGCATCAACAGTATTGACCAAGTGTCAACTTAAAGAATTTACAGaaggatgagacacagtccctgtctctgctctttctctagactgttaaactcgttgtaggcagggaatatgtctgtctgttttattgttctctcccaaacacgtagtacagtgctctgcacacagtaaacactcaagtactactgactgaccgactgaggaGCTTTGCTTTAGTGAAGATTGCAAGAGTACCTGACAACATCGTAATGGTTTAAATAATTTGCCAATAGGATGGgcagagcaaaggaaaagggtaaCTGGTTATATGGCAGCCAGGTGATGGTCAGTCACAGGGGTTGTCTTTTTATGGGAGACTTTGGGGGAGCCATTGAACATTTTGAGGAGGGGCAGGTTGAAAAATTCAGTAGGTGTTTTTGAAAGATGATTTGTTCATCAGAGTCTAGACACAAGTGAAATAATAATCTCATTGTGTGATTAAGAATGAAATCTAAATGTATTCTCTGTTTCTGCTTCTCGGATTGTTTCCCAATTATATCTCTCGGTTAATTGCAGGTGCAGCGGTAGCAGGCATTTACAGAGTAGCGGGAAAAAACATGGCCCCTTTGGAAGCACTGGTATTTGGGGTCGGACAGACGGTGTTGACATTAATCATCTCCTTTTCGAGGATCCTTGCTACCCTTTGAGGCTCTTACGGAAACTCTTCACTTCTCATAAGGCAATCTCATGAGGAAAGGCAGAAGAAAGAGTCCCTGGAAATGGTTTCAGTGCTTGGAGGATACGTAATTGTGCAAGAGGAAGCATGTGGATATGCGGATGTGCATTTTAAAACTAGAGGACGAGTGCCGTGTTGAGGGGGAAACATGAAGAACTGCCCTCTAGTTTTCAAGATGTTGCACTATTGCACTGCACCTTATGTGCCTCTGCCGCAGGCAAGGTGCACTCCATACACTGTATGTGAAGCTACAAGAAAAAGCACCTTGTTTAGCTGCCAATCAGGTTAacagtggagatggagagaattGTTGTTAACAGTGTTGTGAGCAATTTACAGGGACATTTCTGAGGAATTGATGCGTGCCAAACTTGAATATTTTTTAGTCATGTGATTGTTTGAAAGTGTagagttagtagagtgctctgaatttATTTCACACAAATTCAGGTAAAGTAGTGAGTTTTACTGTTTTCTAGCCGAATCCCACCAAGATTGCTGAGTGATAGCTCATTCAGTGTGGGATAAATGACTTGATTTTGCATATTGAGCGTTACTGGAATTTAGGGCAGAAGCCCAGCTCTGCGTCAAGAACATGTTGTAATTTGGGTTAATAAATGTGAAAATCCTTTGAGGGAAATGAGACCATTTTGAAAATTCCTACCCTCGTCACGTCAGTCTTTACCACCGACGAAAAAAagttctgtaaatatttttttcgGACACATATCCCATCTGTTCATGTTCGAAAGTCAGTCATGGAGACGTAGATTTTATGGGTCACTTTGTAAGTTAAATGATGCCCTATAACTTTTGTATCCAGAATGTTTGAAATACATGTTGCATCCATTAACATCTTTAAAGAAAATACTTGCTGTGTATCTTTGAAGAGAAGCTCATTATTTTTCTATCACCTCAAAGGAGTTAGCTTGGTACAACAAAAGCTTGATTTGAACAGAGGCTTAAAAAAGCAAATCTTTTATTCTGGAATATCGCCTAACTTTAAAGACTTATCTAAATAGACTAGGAAAAACATTTGAGCAGAGAGCCTGCTTTGGGAGAGAAACAGTGTCACAATTCTACAGAAAAAAAAGTTTGAGTTACAGGAGTTTATCAATAAGAGAAGCGATATGTTGTGAGAGCTCTACTTAATCCAAAGCTGAGCTTCCTCTCTTAGGTATGTGGAGCTTCAGGTGTTTAGCTCTTAAAAGACATATTCCTTTGTTTTTCGTTCTTTTCAAGTTTACCAGGAAGTCTGGTGGTGTGCATGTAAAATTGTCTTCGGTGTAAAGCATTTTGAGAAATGTTAGAAATTGCTGTTTACAAGAGAGTGGAGAGTAAGGTGAGTGGGGTGGAATATAGGATGCTTGATAGCATGTGTAGTCGTGTAAATAGATCCGTGAATAACCAAGTCCTGGAGGGCACATTTGGCATCACGATACCCAAGCAAACtttccatcctttttttttttttttttttaactttcagaAGCACCCATGGAATGTTGTCAGATTCATAAAACTGTTTTGTTTCTCTTTGTCTTTTTTCTCCTGGCTTCAGAAGCCGTTTAGTTGAAATCTGATGCAAGTATACTCCTCTGTTGCAGGTAGAATTGCTCATTAGTTTAGTGCTGCCGGATTTGGAGAATGAAAATGGCCTTTTTAACAGATACAAAGGAGTAAAAAGCAAATCCATTTGGAGAGCTTAACTAATCCTGACAaaaataccccttaagcactatgGTTTAAGAATCATATCAAGAGGAACCTTGGAAAATCCGATTTTTGGGGGGAGGTCAGGGCTTAAGAATAGAAATCAGTACAAGTTATTTCattgttattttttaaattgtCTCTCTTTCAATTTTCATAGTGGGAAGTCTTTAGTGGCATTCAGTATTGGTCAGGGTTGATGTCAATGTGAGGTAATGTCATTGCATCAGGAGTCAGTGTCAGTACCTTGATGTTGACTCTATAATGTCtatactgatatatatatatatattgaaccCGCTTTCTCCTACCAtatccattccctgcctacagtaagcttagTCTCATTTTAAAGGTAAATATGACAGCCATCCTAAGAATTGTAGGGCTCATTAAAATGGTGACAGGAATTTTGGTTTAGTTCTAGATGGGATATTAAGGAGCTCTAGAATTTTATAGGTACACAGTGAAATAGTGCGTCATGGAGTACATAATTTGAGGCATGTCTTCTTTAGTTCTGAAAGTAACAAACGGGCGATTTCACCAAGCCAGAATTTTGAGCATGTGGACCAAAGAGGGTCTAATACTCATTTTTTTCCTGCGATGTCAAAATAGAATTGTAGAATATGCTTAAAATGAACTGATTTACTGCACCCACCTCAGAACCAAAATGTTTAGTATGCTCCCCcctctataattttattttttttattttgctgttCAGTCAATTTGTTTCCTTTGTCTTTAGTACTTCAAAAACAATTTGTCTATGCTCTTAAATTTCCCTAATTGCCATTTTGCATGTACTGGCGGCTTATTGGACATTGTTGTTTACTGTATCCAAATTCAATATAACTTGCACAAACATCTATAACTGTTTGGCAGTGACATAGCCAAATAGACTAATTTGAAAGCTTTAATTTTAGTAGCCACCTGTTGGGAGGATTTGTTTGAGCCCAGTCAGTTACACGACCTATAaaaaaattttatttttaaaaacaatagcatgaattttttctttttggttggAGCAACATTTTACCTGGATCAAACATACTCAGAGACCATTCCCCAGGTAATTTGCGGCTCAGTCAGTATGATTTAATGAGATTTTGGCCCAAGAGTACTTGAGATGCATCGCCAAATTCAAGTACACTAAATGAGATCCCATGCCCATGTCTACACTGgaatgagtgatttttttttaaaaaaaaagattttttagGAAACAAAATGTGGTTAGGATCACATAGGAGCATCAGACAAACCATAATGTTAGCACCTCAGCTGATGTTAGTGAGATTGTGCCATGCAGACAATTCCTATGCCTTTGGAACTATATCCTATCTACCTGCCCAGAAAACCTTGGTGTGAACTCCTCTGATTGACAGACTGCATTTCAGGCTTTTTCACCTCCAACCTTCCTTCCTCCCTAGTTCACCTGTGGCCCCAGGGAAGTTGAGGGCAGGCCCCAGAGCAAAAATCGGGTGAATGGGGCACATTTGGCGGTTGGCAACCTTGAAGGGCTGTTGTCAATTTGGCCAACTCCCAGGTAAATTAGGAGGCCCAATTGAATGGTCAGACTCAGGGTAAAAATGCCACCTGCTGATCTCAGCTAACCAAAGTTGAGTTCTGTAATTTTGAATTGACACCAAAAATCGCTAATGGCTACTCCCTTTGTTGGAGACTGGCTAATGAGTCGGAAATTGGTAGTGCCAGGAAGATCCAGATTGATGCTTTACAATTTTG
This sequence is a window from Tachyglossus aculeatus isolate mTacAcu1 chromosome X2, mTacAcu1.pri, whole genome shotgun sequence. Protein-coding genes within it:
- the TMEM170B gene encoding transmembrane protein 170B — protein: MRSQPGDPSSINLSVQQVLSLWAHGAVLRSLTEMWYWVFLWALFSSLFIHGAAGVLMFVMLQRHKQGRVISIIVVSIGFLASVIGAMITSAAVAGIYRVAGKNMAPLEALVFGVGQTVLTLIISFSRILATL